Genomic DNA from Acuticoccus sp. MNP-M23:
CGCTTGCGGGGACGGGTCGAGCGCGTGCTGGATTTCGCCCGTGCGCGAGGCTGGCGCGAGGGGATCAATCCGGCGATATGGCGCGGCCATCTCTCGGCGATCCTGCCGGCGGCCGGCAAGCTGAAACGCGGCCATCATGGCGCCATGCCCTACGCCGACGTTCCGGCCTTCATGACGGCGCTGGCACAACGGCACGGAACGGCAGCGCGTGCCCTTGCCTTCACCGTCCTTACGGCGGCTCGCAGCGGCGAGGTGCGAGGCGCAACGTGGGCCGAGATCGACCTCGACCATGCAACGTGGACCATTCCGGCAAGCCGCATGAAGGCCGGGCGGGAACACCGCGTGCCGTTGTCGCCTGCCGCGCTTACCGTTGTGCTGGCGATGCCGAGGGGGGAGTCGGGCGCGCTCGTCTTCCCCGGCACGAAGCCCGGCCGGCCCATGTCCGATATGACGCTCGCCGCGGTGCTTAAGCGGATGAAGCTCGACGGGCTGACCGTCCACGGATTTCGGTCCAGCTTCTCGACTTGGGTCACGGAATGCACCGACGCGACGATCGAGGTGCGCGAGGCCGCCTTGGCACACGCCGCCGGCGACCGTGTTGCTGCCGCCTATAACCGCAGCGATCACTTCATTCGGCGCTGTGCGCTTATGGAAGAATGGTCAAGCTTTTTATGGCGTGACGTTGCTCCCTGGAGTGTCCTCTGTCTGAACTGGACTCCGGCGGAAGGTAGAGCGGGTCGGAACCTATGGCGCCCACGTCGGGAAAAAAAATTAGACAGCACCTTTCCGGTACGCAAAGGGCGCGCTAATCTCGGCAGGCGTTGTTGGTCGGTAAGATATTAGATGGGACAATGGAGATAAGTCTCATGGACAAAAACCACGTTTCGGTTCCGGAAGATTTCAAGTATTACGATAAGTATCAAGATCGGACGGCCAGCTTTTCCCCGCAGCCCGACGAGCTCGTTCTAACGATGCCTCCGGCGTCGGAAACCGAGACTGCCGGGGTGTCAGAAGCCAAGATCCGATCCGCTTCGGAGAGCGGTTCACTCAACGGCGTCTCGCGGCTCAATCTGGAGAGAGGCGTTGCGGTAGTCAAAGTCGACTCGGAGGCCGACAGTATAGCGGTCACGCGCATTGGGGTACCTGCGGACTTCACCAATGCAATTCCGGCGTTCAAGGATGCAGATGGGCTGACGAGGTACTTTCTCCCCGACGAAATCACCGTGCAGTTCAATCAAGAGATCGATCGGGAGGAAGCGACGAGAACGATCTCCGATCTCGGCAGCCACGTCGTCATCGAACAGCGAACACCAGGATATTACACGATCGCCGTCCCCGAGAATAAGGACATTTTCGAGGCAGTGAGATTGTTCAACGAGCAGCCCAGCGTGATGTTTGCCGAACCGAGCGAGATCGGTTTCGACGACGC
This window encodes:
- a CDS encoding integrase arm-type DNA-binding domain-containing protein, with the translated sequence MAGRLTATQVKALGEGRHADGGNLFLHVKPGGKRYWKFITNAGGRRREKGLGAFPKVPLSEARQKAVRIRALLDEGEDPWAETAALRVPTFGEASAEFIGSMESGWKNDKHRAQWRSTLSTYCKPMQGKSVAEIGTNDVLACLTPIWHTKPETASRLRGRVERVLDFARARGWREGINPAIWRGHLSAILPAAGKLKRGHHGAMPYADVPAFMTALAQRHGTAARALAFTVLTAARSGEVRGATWAEIDLDHATWTIPASRMKAGREHRVPLSPAALTVVLAMPRGESGALVFPGTKPGRPMSDMTLAAVLKRMKLDGLTVHGFRSSFSTWVTECTDATIEVREAALAHAAGDRVAAAYNRSDHFIRRCALMEEWSSFLWRDVAPWSVLCLNWTPAEGRAGRNLWRPRREKKLDSTFPVRKGRANLGRRCWSVRY